Proteins encoded together in one Luteimonas fraxinea window:
- a CDS encoding acetyl-CoA C-acyltransferase produces the protein MSKQIQDAYIVAATRTPVGKAPKGVFRNTRPDDMLAHVLKAVVAQAPGIDVNRIDDAVIGCAMPEGEQGMNVARIGVLLAGLPDTVAAQTINRFCSSGLQAVALAANEIRLGNADLMLAGGTESMSMVPMMGNKVALSPSVFKDDHVAIAYGMGITAEKVAEEWKVSREDQDAFALASHQKAIAAIQAGEFKDEISPYEIVSHQPDLAGNAVRLRKLLVDTDEGPRQDSSIEGLTKLRPVFRNGQFGGSVTAGNSSQMSDGAAGILLASGRAVQDYGLKPLARFVSFAVAGVRPEVMGIGPIAAIPKALAQAGLTLDDIDWIELNEAFAAQALAVIRDSKLDPSKVNPLGGAIALGHPLGATGAIRTATIVHGMRRRKNRYGLVTMCIGTGMGAAGVIEAL, from the coding sequence ATGAGCAAGCAGATCCAGGACGCCTACATCGTCGCCGCCACCCGCACCCCGGTGGGCAAGGCGCCGAAGGGCGTGTTCCGCAACACCCGTCCCGACGACATGCTCGCGCACGTGCTCAAAGCCGTCGTCGCGCAGGCGCCGGGCATCGACGTCAATCGCATCGACGACGCCGTGATCGGCTGTGCGATGCCGGAAGGCGAGCAAGGCATGAACGTGGCGCGCATCGGCGTGCTGCTGGCCGGCCTGCCCGACACCGTCGCCGCGCAAACCATCAACCGCTTCTGCTCGTCCGGCCTGCAGGCCGTCGCGCTGGCAGCGAACGAGATCCGTCTCGGCAACGCCGACCTGATGCTTGCCGGCGGCACCGAGTCGATGTCGATGGTGCCGATGATGGGCAACAAGGTCGCGCTGAGCCCGAGCGTGTTCAAGGATGACCACGTCGCGATCGCCTACGGCATGGGCATCACCGCCGAGAAGGTCGCCGAGGAATGGAAGGTCTCGCGCGAGGACCAGGACGCGTTCGCCCTCGCCTCGCACCAGAAGGCGATCGCCGCGATCCAGGCCGGCGAGTTCAAGGACGAGATCAGCCCGTACGAAATCGTCTCCCACCAGCCCGACCTCGCCGGCAATGCCGTGCGTCTGCGCAAGCTGCTGGTCGACACCGATGAAGGTCCGCGTCAGGACTCGTCGATCGAAGGCCTGACCAAGCTGCGCCCCGTCTTCCGCAACGGCCAGTTCGGCGGCTCGGTGACGGCCGGCAACAGCTCGCAGATGAGCGATGGCGCCGCAGGCATCCTGCTCGCCTCCGGCCGCGCGGTGCAGGACTACGGTCTGAAGCCGCTGGCGCGGTTCGTCAGCTTCGCCGTCGCCGGCGTGCGTCCTGAGGTCATGGGCATCGGCCCGATCGCGGCGATTCCGAAGGCGCTGGCGCAGGCCGGGCTCACGCTCGACGACATCGACTGGATCGAACTCAACGAAGCCTTCGCCGCGCAGGCGCTGGCGGTAATCCGCGACAGCAAGCTCGACCCATCCAAGGTCAATCCGCTGGGCGGCGCGATCGCGCTGGGCCATCCGCTGGGCGCGACCGGTGCGATCCGCACCGCGACCATCGTCCACGGCATGCGTCGTCGCAAGAACCGCTACGGCCTGGTGACGATGTGTATCGGCACCGGCATGGGCGCGGCAGGTGTGATAGAAGCGCTCTGA
- a CDS encoding 3-hydroxyacyl-CoA dehydrogenase/enoyl-CoA hydratase family protein has protein sequence MSEKLLVRRAAVLGAGVMGAQIAAHLTNAGIDTVLFDLPAKEGDKDGVVRKALANLAKLSPAPLSSKSLAEAIVPANYETGLAELESCDLIIEAIAEKMDWKQDLYRKIAPHVPAHAVLASNTSGLGINALADVLPEELRHRFCGVHFFNPPRYMHLAELIPAKTTDRSVLEGLEAFLTTQLGKGVVYAKDTPNFIGNRIGVFSILSTIHHTQESKLGFDEVDALTGPLLGRPKSATYRTSDVVGLDTMSHVIKTMADTLPEDPWHAYFASPKWLTALIEKGALGQKTGAGIFRKAGKDILVLDLEKQDYRASDRKAADEVVAILKTKDPAERMAQLRASEHPQAQFVWSILRDLFHYSAVHLEDIAETARDVDLAIRWGYGWQQGPFELWQAAGWKQVADWIAEDIIAGKTMSSAPLPDWVFDGREGVHAAEGSYSPSRNAKLPRSSLPVYRRQRFPDPLLGERFEQGETVYENDGIRLWTDGDDIGVISFKTKMHTVSDHVLDGIQEAIGIAERKFKGVVIWQPKEPFSAGADLAGALGLLQAGKVDAFEAMVENFQKTSQRIKYSLVPVVAAVRGLALGGGCEFQMHSARTVAHLESYIGLVEAGVGLLPAGGGLKELAVRASEAAGPNGDVFAELKKTFETIAMAKVSNSAVNAKELGLLRADDIVTFNAFELLHVARQQASALAEAGYRPPLPARAIRVAGDVGIATFKMLLVNMLEGRFVSEYDYEIAERIATVLCGGDVDRNAIVDEDWLIRLERKHFVELAQQEKTQARIGHMLKTGKPLRN, from the coding sequence ATGTCTGAGAAACTGCTTGTACGTCGCGCCGCGGTTCTGGGTGCGGGTGTCATGGGCGCGCAGATCGCCGCGCACCTGACCAACGCCGGGATCGACACGGTCCTGTTCGACCTGCCGGCCAAGGAGGGCGACAAGGACGGCGTGGTGCGCAAGGCGCTCGCGAACCTGGCCAAGCTGAGCCCGGCCCCGCTGAGCAGCAAGTCGCTGGCCGAGGCCATCGTCCCCGCGAACTACGAAACCGGCCTGGCCGAACTCGAAAGCTGCGACCTGATCATCGAGGCGATCGCCGAGAAGATGGACTGGAAGCAGGACCTCTACCGCAAGATCGCCCCGCACGTGCCGGCGCACGCGGTGTTGGCCAGCAACACGTCGGGCCTTGGAATCAATGCCTTGGCGGATGTTCTTCCCGAAGAACTGCGCCATCGTTTCTGCGGCGTCCACTTCTTCAACCCGCCGCGCTATATGCATCTGGCGGAACTGATTCCGGCGAAGACCACCGACAGGTCAGTGCTCGAAGGCCTCGAAGCCTTCCTGACCACCCAGCTCGGCAAGGGCGTGGTCTATGCCAAGGACACCCCGAACTTCATCGGCAACCGGATCGGCGTGTTCTCGATCCTGTCGACGATCCACCACACCCAGGAGTCGAAGCTCGGCTTCGACGAGGTCGATGCGCTGACCGGTCCCCTGCTCGGCCGTCCGAAGTCGGCGACCTATCGGACCTCGGACGTCGTCGGCCTGGACACGATGTCGCACGTCATCAAGACCATGGCCGATACGCTGCCCGAGGATCCCTGGCACGCGTACTTCGCCTCGCCCAAGTGGCTGACCGCGTTGATCGAGAAAGGCGCGCTGGGCCAGAAGACCGGCGCCGGCATCTTCCGCAAGGCCGGCAAGGACATTCTGGTCCTCGATCTGGAGAAGCAGGACTACCGCGCCTCCGATCGCAAGGCGGCCGATGAGGTCGTCGCGATCCTCAAGACCAAGGACCCGGCCGAGCGCATGGCCCAGCTGCGCGCCAGCGAACATCCGCAGGCCCAATTCGTCTGGTCGATCCTGCGTGACCTGTTCCACTACAGCGCCGTGCATCTGGAAGACATCGCAGAGACCGCGCGCGACGTCGACCTGGCGATCCGCTGGGGCTACGGCTGGCAGCAGGGTCCGTTCGAGCTGTGGCAGGCCGCGGGCTGGAAGCAGGTCGCCGACTGGATCGCCGAGGACATCATTGCCGGCAAGACCATGAGCAGCGCGCCGCTGCCCGACTGGGTGTTCGACGGCCGCGAGGGCGTACACGCCGCCGAGGGCAGCTACAGCCCGTCCAGGAACGCCAAGCTGCCGCGCTCCTCGCTGCCGGTGTATCGCCGCCAGCGCTTCCCCGATCCGCTGCTGGGTGAGCGCTTCGAGCAGGGCGAGACCGTCTACGAGAACGACGGCATCCGCCTGTGGACGGACGGCGACGACATCGGCGTGATCAGCTTCAAGACCAAGATGCACACGGTCTCCGACCACGTGCTCGATGGCATCCAGGAAGCGATCGGCATCGCCGAGCGCAAGTTCAAGGGTGTGGTGATCTGGCAGCCGAAGGAGCCGTTCTCGGCCGGTGCCGATCTCGCCGGCGCGCTGGGCCTGCTGCAGGCCGGCAAGGTCGACGCGTTCGAGGCGATGGTCGAGAACTTCCAGAAGACCAGCCAGCGCATCAAGTACTCGCTGGTGCCCGTGGTCGCAGCCGTACGCGGTCTGGCGCTGGGCGGTGGCTGCGAGTTCCAGATGCACAGCGCGCGTACCGTCGCGCATCTCGAAAGCTACATCGGTCTGGTCGAGGCCGGCGTCGGCCTGCTGCCGGCCGGTGGCGGCCTGAAGGAACTGGCGGTGCGTGCGTCCGAGGCCGCGGGTCCGAACGGCGACGTGTTCGCCGAGCTGAAGAAGACCTTCGAGACCATCGCGATGGCCAAGGTGTCGAACTCGGCGGTCAACGCGAAGGAACTCGGCCTGCTGCGCGCCGACGACATCGTGACCTTCAACGCGTTCGAGCTGCTGCACGTCGCGCGCCAGCAGGCATCGGCGCTGGCCGAAGCCGGCTATCGCCCGCCGCTGCCCGCACGTGCGATCCGCGTCGCCGGCGACGTCGGCATCGCCACGTTCAAGATGCTGCTGGTGAACATGCTCGAAGGCCGTTTCGTCAGCGAATACGACTACGAGATCGCCGAGCGCATCGCCACCGTGCTGTGCGGCGGCGACGTGGACCGCAACGCGATCGTCGACGAGGACTGGCTGATCCGCCTGGAGCGCAAGCACTTCGTCGAGCTCGCCCAGCAGGAAAAGACCCAAGCGCGCATCGGCCACATGCTCAAGACCGGCAAGCCGCTGAGGAACTAG
- a CDS encoding TetR/AcrR family transcriptional regulator: protein MASTAQFSTKDKILGAAEELFATHGFAGTSLRQVTSRADVNIAAVNYHFGSKENLVNEVFRRRMDQMSAQRLAQLKRALAEQPGEIEPIIAAFVEPALDMASGRAGSGAFVRVIARAYVEKNDALRKFLSEQYGHVPREFAGALAVCLPDLGKAELYGRLDFLAGALTYAMADFGLIKRPPGTTEHAHRTRIAGELIRFAAAGFRA from the coding sequence ATGGCCAGCACCGCCCAGTTCTCCACCAAGGACAAGATCCTCGGCGCCGCCGAAGAACTGTTCGCGACCCACGGGTTCGCGGGCACGTCGCTGCGCCAGGTCACCAGCCGGGCGGATGTGAACATCGCCGCGGTGAACTACCACTTCGGCAGCAAGGAGAACCTCGTCAACGAGGTGTTCCGCCGCCGGATGGACCAGATGAGCGCGCAGCGGCTCGCCCAGCTCAAGCGCGCATTGGCCGAACAGCCCGGCGAGATCGAGCCGATCATCGCAGCCTTCGTCGAGCCCGCGCTGGACATGGCCAGTGGCCGCGCCGGCAGCGGGGCCTTCGTCCGGGTCATTGCCCGGGCGTATGTGGAAAAGAACGACGCCCTGCGCAAGTTCCTCTCCGAGCAGTACGGGCATGTGCCGCGCGAGTTCGCAGGCGCCCTCGCCGTCTGCCTGCCGGATCTCGGCAAGGCCGAGCTCTACGGTCGCCTCGATTTTCTCGCCGGCGCGCTGACGTATGCGATGGCCGATTTCGGCCTGATCAAGCGTCCGCCGGGCACCACCGAACATGCGCACCGCACCCGGATCGCCGGCGAGCTGATCCGCTTCGCCGCAGCCGGGTTCCGCGCCTGA
- the ndk gene encoding nucleoside-diphosphate kinase has product MALERTLSIVKPDAVAKNVIGEIYSRFEKAGLKIVAAKYKQLTREEAEGFYAVHKERPFFGALVEFMTSGPVMIQALEGENAVAAHRDLLGATNPKDAAPGTIRADFADSIDANAAHGSDSVENAQTEIAYFFKNDEVVSR; this is encoded by the coding sequence ATGGCGCTCGAGCGCACTCTTTCCATCGTCAAGCCCGATGCCGTTGCCAAGAACGTCATCGGCGAGATCTATTCCCGCTTCGAAAAGGCCGGCCTGAAGATCGTGGCCGCCAAGTACAAGCAGCTGACCCGTGAAGAGGCCGAAGGCTTCTACGCCGTGCACAAGGAGCGTCCGTTCTTCGGCGCGCTGGTCGAGTTCATGACCTCCGGCCCGGTGATGATCCAGGCCCTGGAAGGCGAGAACGCCGTGGCCGCGCACCGCGACCTGCTGGGCGCCACCAACCCGAAGGACGCCGCGCCGGGCACGATCCGCGCCGACTTCGCCGACTCCATCGACGCCAACGCTGCCCACGGTTCGGATTCGGTCGAGAATGCGCAGACCGAGATCGCGTACTTCTTCAAGAACGACGAAGTCGTTTCCCGCTGA
- the rlmN gene encoding 23S rRNA (adenine(2503)-C(2))-methyltransferase RlmN translates to MERFFAETLGEKRFRAHQIMKWIHHRYVTDFNEMTDLGKALRAKLEAHAEVLVPQIQFEKPSTDGTHKWLLAMDGKNAIETVYIPDKSRGTLCVSSQVGCALNCQFCSTATQGFNRNLSTAEIIGQVWVAARHLGNVPHKQRRLTNVVMMGMGEPLMNFDNVVRAMSIMRDDLGYGLANKRVTLSTAGMVPMIDKLGEVSDVSLAVSLHAANDALRTELVPLNKKYPIAELMEACARYAQRKRGESITFEYTLMKDVNDQPQHARELARLMRDFDNRLQMKDAAKVNLIPFNPFPGTRYERPDDATIRRFQKLLNESGRIAPVRRTRGDDIDAACGQLKGQVADRTRRQAEHLKRLEAQGGPGVDAAA, encoded by the coding sequence ATGGAGCGCTTTTTCGCCGAGACTCTCGGCGAAAAGCGCTTTCGTGCCCACCAGATCATGAAGTGGATCCACCACCGGTACGTCACCGACTTCAATGAGATGACCGACCTGGGCAAGGCGCTGCGCGCCAAGCTCGAGGCGCATGCCGAAGTCCTCGTGCCGCAGATCCAGTTCGAGAAGCCTTCCACCGACGGCACCCACAAGTGGCTGCTGGCGATGGACGGCAAGAACGCGATCGAGACCGTCTACATCCCCGACAAGTCGCGCGGCACGCTGTGCGTGTCCTCGCAGGTCGGCTGCGCGCTCAATTGCCAGTTCTGTTCCACCGCGACCCAGGGCTTCAACCGCAACCTGTCGACCGCCGAGATCATCGGTCAGGTCTGGGTGGCGGCCAGGCATCTTGGCAACGTGCCGCACAAGCAGCGCCGCCTGACCAATGTCGTGATGATGGGCATGGGCGAACCGCTGATGAATTTCGACAACGTCGTCCGCGCGATGAGCATCATGCGCGACGACCTGGGTTACGGCCTGGCGAACAAGCGCGTCACGCTGTCGACCGCCGGCATGGTGCCGATGATCGACAAGCTGGGCGAAGTCAGCGACGTGTCGCTGGCGGTGTCGCTGCACGCGGCCAACGACGCGCTGCGCACCGAGCTGGTGCCGCTGAACAAGAAGTACCCGATTGCCGAGCTGATGGAAGCTTGCGCGCGCTACGCGCAGCGCAAGCGTGGCGAGTCGATCACCTTCGAATACACGCTGATGAAGGACGTCAACGACCAGCCGCAGCACGCACGCGAACTGGCCCGTCTGATGCGCGATTTCGACAATCGTCTGCAGATGAAGGACGCGGCGAAGGTCAATCTGATCCCGTTCAACCCGTTCCCGGGCACGCGCTACGAGCGCCCGGACGACGCGACGATCCGCCGGTTCCAGAAGCTGCTCAATGAATCGGGCCGCATCGCACCGGTGCGCCGCACCCGCGGGGACGACATCGACGCGGCCTGCGGCCAGCTCAAGGGCCAGGTTGCCGATCGCACGCGTCGCCAGGCCGAACATCTCAAGCGTCTCGAAGCGCAGGGCGGTCCAGGTGTCGATGCGGCTGCCTGA
- the pilW gene encoding type IV pilus biogenesis/stability protein PilW, with amino-acid sequence MRLPEAAVFVVLLLAVAGCSRLDFVKPSGKSNFRPDQRTYETRGNAEFRRGEAARGQLGLASREFEAGNFDAAAKAARDALKGEGTAADANTLLAVIEDRRGRSAQAGGYYKAAAERAPDQGAYLNNYGTWLCRNGRATDALAYFDAAVRDPAYGDPSGALANAGACAMSAGDTARVERDLRASLELDPENVVALDAMSRYLISEHRYFDARAFSQRRLAAAPATTAALQLAVQIETALGDTGAADRYQRRLRAEFPSAPNLQPRETSPP; translated from the coding sequence ATGCGGCTGCCTGAGGCTGCCGTTTTCGTCGTTCTCCTGCTGGCAGTGGCCGGCTGTTCACGCCTCGATTTCGTCAAACCCAGCGGCAAGAGCAATTTCCGCCCGGATCAGCGCACCTACGAGACCCGCGGCAATGCGGAGTTCCGTCGCGGTGAGGCGGCGCGCGGCCAGCTGGGGCTCGCGTCGCGCGAGTTCGAAGCCGGCAATTTCGACGCCGCTGCCAAGGCCGCCCGGGACGCGTTGAAGGGTGAGGGCACGGCGGCCGACGCCAATACGCTGCTCGCGGTGATCGAAGACCGCCGCGGCCGCAGTGCCCAGGCCGGTGGCTACTACAAAGCCGCGGCCGAACGCGCGCCCGACCAGGGCGCCTACCTCAACAACTACGGCACCTGGCTGTGCCGCAACGGCCGGGCGACCGACGCGCTGGCGTATTTCGACGCTGCAGTGCGCGATCCGGCCTATGGCGATCCGTCCGGCGCGCTCGCCAATGCCGGCGCCTGTGCGATGAGCGCAGGCGATACGGCGCGGGTCGAACGCGACCTGCGCGCGTCGCTGGAGCTCGATCCGGAGAACGTCGTCGCCCTCGATGCGATGTCGCGCTACCTGATCTCCGAGCATCGTTACTTCGATGCGCGTGCTTTTTCGCAACGACGGCTTGCCGCCGCCCCCGCAACTACGGCAGCATTGCAACTTGCGGTGCAGATCGAGACCGCGCTCGGCGACACAGGGGCCGCCGACCGATACCAGCGACGCTTGCGGGCGGAGTTTCCGTCTGCTCCGAACCTACAGCCAAGGGAAACGAGTCCACCATGA
- a CDS encoding helix-turn-helix domain-containing protein, producing the protein MSSSNQTMPATSPGVGERLRDARMEAGLTVADVATRLRMQLRVIDALEAEDWARLGAPVFIRGQLRSYLRLLKLPESLADGVSDANVRPPELTPRTYTPPMQRMLDKAMGRAVYVVITALIAVPVWVATRSHVDNSRPVETASLGLDGNIQTPAEASRPARPTPVTASLGALPKRAPAVPAATEFDAQAGAGLVMRFSGDSWIEVIGSDGAQVEQALVQAGQERRFEAGTVSRVKLGNATAVEVSSGGDVQDLSRFQRANVARFTVSSDGALAPASE; encoded by the coding sequence ATGAGTTCTTCGAACCAGACCATGCCAGCGACTTCGCCTGGGGTCGGAGAACGTCTGCGCGATGCGCGCATGGAGGCCGGGCTGACGGTCGCCGATGTGGCCACCCGGCTGCGCATGCAGCTGCGGGTCATCGACGCGCTCGAAGCCGAGGACTGGGCCCGCCTCGGCGCGCCGGTGTTCATCCGTGGCCAGCTGCGCAGCTACCTGCGCCTGCTCAAACTGCCCGAATCGCTGGCCGACGGTGTGTCCGACGCCAATGTGCGTCCGCCTGAACTCACCCCGCGTACCTACACCCCGCCGATGCAGCGCATGCTCGACAAGGCCATGGGACGCGCGGTGTACGTGGTGATCACCGCGCTGATCGCGGTGCCGGTCTGGGTGGCGACGCGTTCGCATGTCGACAACAGCCGGCCGGTCGAGACTGCCTCGCTTGGTCTGGACGGTAATATCCAGACGCCCGCCGAAGCCTCGCGTCCTGCGCGTCCGACGCCGGTCACCGCTTCGCTCGGCGCGTTGCCCAAGCGTGCGCCGGCTGTGCCCGCCGCGACCGAATTCGATGCACAGGCAGGCGCAGGTCTCGTGATGCGCTTCAGCGGCGACAGCTGGATCGAGGTAATCGGTTCTGATGGCGCGCAGGTCGAGCAGGCACTCGTGCAGGCCGGCCAGGAACGCCGCTTCGAGGCGGGCACCGTCAGCCGCGTCAAGCTCGGCAATGCCACCGCAGTCGAAGTATCGAGCGGCGGCGACGTTCAGGATCTGTCCCGGTTCCAGCGGGCCAACGTGGCACGCTTTACGGTATCCTCCGACGGCGCGCTGGCGCCGGCTTCCGAGTAA
- a CDS encoding YfgM family protein, with protein sequence MAIDELLDEREQGERVKAWLRDNALGLVGGLVVGAALIGGWQYWKNRTHTQAVEQHSAYQTALLDIRSGEFDKASQTVAGLPDTAYSELAALQLAKAQVDKGDRDAAIATLESVKGTEPGVAAVVKQRLARLLTDAGRGEDAVKLLADADDAVSLEARGDAHFALKQNEQARADYAQALRKLDSAAQQRGLVELKLSEVGGTPDEPEVES encoded by the coding sequence ATGGCGATTGACGAGTTGCTGGACGAACGCGAGCAGGGGGAGCGGGTCAAGGCCTGGCTTCGCGACAACGCTCTGGGACTGGTGGGTGGCCTGGTGGTCGGCGCCGCGCTCATCGGTGGCTGGCAGTACTGGAAGAACCGCACGCATACGCAGGCGGTCGAACAGCATTCGGCCTACCAGACCGCGCTGCTGGACATCCGCTCGGGCGAGTTCGACAAGGCCTCGCAGACCGTGGCCGGCCTGCCGGATACCGCGTACAGCGAACTGGCCGCGTTGCAGCTGGCCAAGGCGCAGGTCGACAAGGGCGATCGCGATGCCGCGATCGCAACGCTCGAATCCGTCAAGGGTACCGAGCCCGGCGTGGCTGCGGTGGTGAAGCAGCGTCTCGCGCGTCTGCTGACCGATGCCGGCCGCGGCGAAGACGCGGTCAAGCTGCTCGCCGATGCCGATGATGCGGTGTCGCTCGAAGCCCGCGGCGACGCGCATTTCGCGCTCAAGCAGAACGAACAGGCCCGCGCGGATTACGCGCAGGCCTTGCGCAAGCTCGACAGCGCCGCGCAACAGCGTGGTCTCGTCGAACTCAAGCTTTCCGAAGTCGGCGGCACGCCGGACGAACCCGAGGTTGAATCCTGA
- the bamB gene encoding outer membrane protein assembly factor BamB: protein MTHQTARGASSHAPNRLVRIAAIALCVMTVTGCSTVRGWFGNSEKANAKALSEPAPLTDITETLSVSRLWSANAGKGEDRLGVRQSPAVADGRVYLAAIKGGVRAFDLQTGASVWRYDSDLRLSGGPGVGEGLVVAGSLDGEVVALDAATGAERWTAKVSNEVIAAPAIGQGVVLVRSNDGRVTAFDVASGERRWFWVRELPSLTVRGNDAPVLGPGFVFVGNDDGTIAALSLSDGRTLWEQAVAQPDGRTELERMSDVDGTPVLDDAVLFASSYRHRTMALEGPSGRPLWVSEHGGANRPGLSPQRVVVTDSNGTVWALDKFSGTAAWQQPALARRNLTGAAIQGDYAVVGDLDGYLHWMRLDDGEFVARERAGRDPIRGALVVADGVLVVQNVDGNVTAWRLAQ, encoded by the coding sequence ATGACCCACCAGACCGCGCGTGGCGCGTCTTCCCATGCGCCGAACCGCCTCGTGCGCATCGCCGCGATCGCGCTCTGCGTGATGACCGTGACCGGCTGCAGCACCGTGCGCGGCTGGTTCGGCAACAGCGAGAAGGCCAACGCCAAGGCGCTGTCCGAGCCCGCGCCGCTGACCGACATCACCGAAACGCTGAGCGTGTCGCGTTTGTGGTCGGCCAACGCAGGCAAGGGCGAAGACCGCCTGGGCGTGCGCCAGTCGCCGGCCGTCGCCGATGGCCGCGTCTATCTCGCCGCGATCAAGGGCGGCGTGCGCGCGTTCGATCTGCAGACCGGTGCCTCGGTGTGGCGCTACGACTCGGACCTGCGCCTGAGCGGCGGCCCCGGCGTCGGTGAGGGCCTGGTCGTGGCTGGCAGCCTCGACGGCGAAGTGGTCGCGCTCGATGCGGCCACCGGCGCGGAGCGCTGGACCGCCAAGGTCTCCAACGAAGTCATCGCTGCGCCCGCGATCGGGCAGGGCGTCGTGCTGGTGCGTTCCAACGACGGCCGCGTGACCGCGTTCGACGTCGCCAGCGGCGAGCGTCGCTGGTTCTGGGTGCGCGAGCTGCCGTCGCTGACCGTGCGCGGCAACGACGCGCCGGTGCTCGGCCCTGGCTTCGTGTTCGTCGGCAACGACGACGGCACCATCGCCGCGCTGTCGCTGTCCGACGGTCGCACGCTATGGGAGCAGGCCGTGGCCCAGCCCGACGGTCGCACCGAACTCGAGCGCATGTCCGACGTCGACGGCACCCCGGTGCTCGATGACGCCGTGCTGTTCGCCAGCAGCTATCGTCACCGCACGATGGCGCTGGAAGGCCCGAGCGGCCGTCCGCTGTGGGTCAGCGAGCACGGTGGTGCGAACCGTCCGGGTCTGTCGCCGCAGCGCGTGGTCGTGACCGATTCCAACGGCACCGTCTGGGCGCTCGACAAGTTCAGCGGCACCGCCGCGTGGCAGCAGCCGGCGCTCGCGCGTCGCAACCTGACCGGCGCGGCGATCCAGGGCGACTACGCCGTGGTCGGTGACCTCGACGGCTATCTGCACTGGATGCGTCTCGACGACGGCGAATTCGTCGCCCGCGAGCGCGCCGGCCGTGACCCGATCCGCGGCGCGCTGGTCGTCGCCGACGGTGTGCTGGTGGTCCAGAACGTCGACGGCAACGTGACCGCCTGGCGCTTGGCGCAGTAG
- the der gene encoding ribosome biogenesis GTPase Der, with the protein MLPLVALVGRPNVGKSTLFNALTRTRDALVHDEPGVTRDRHYGVCRLNPDVPFALVDTGGIAGENIHLEHEGLAGPTAKQSRAAAAEADLVLFVVDGREGASALDDEILRWLRKIDKPTFLVINKTDGLDARAAEADFSRYGFSDTHAISSAHRHGIDELVDEILEKLPEVGQSEQLDSDPERVRVTFVGRPNVGKSTLVNRILGEERMIASEVAGTTRDSIEVDLERDGRKYRLVDTAGIRRKSKVDEAVETFSIIKTLQAIEHSQVSVVMIDASEGVTDQDASVLGAVLDSGRALVVAVNKWDGLTDYQRDQTEALLSRKLAFVPWAEAVRISAKHGSGLRELFQAIHRAHASANYKFGTSEVTKALEIAYETNPPPVVRGHAPKLRYAHPGGENPPTIIVHGNRLRTLPDSYKRYLENFFRKRFKLVGTPVRFLFREGDNPYKDKKNVLNDRQLAKKKRLIRHVKRK; encoded by the coding sequence ATGCTTCCCCTCGTCGCCCTCGTGGGCCGCCCCAACGTCGGCAAATCGACGCTGTTCAACGCGCTGACCCGCACCCGCGACGCGCTCGTCCATGACGAGCCGGGCGTGACCCGTGACCGTCATTACGGCGTGTGCCGGCTCAATCCCGACGTGCCGTTCGCGCTGGTCGACACCGGCGGCATCGCCGGCGAGAACATCCATCTCGAACACGAAGGCCTCGCCGGACCGACCGCGAAGCAGTCGCGCGCCGCCGCGGCCGAAGCCGATCTCGTGCTGTTCGTCGTCGATGGCCGCGAAGGCGCCTCGGCGCTCGACGACGAGATCCTGCGCTGGCTGCGCAAGATCGACAAACCCACGTTCCTGGTCATCAACAAGACCGACGGACTCGATGCGCGCGCAGCCGAGGCCGACTTCTCGCGCTACGGGTTCTCCGACACGCACGCGATCTCGTCGGCGCACCGCCACGGCATCGACGAGCTGGTCGACGAGATTCTCGAAAAGCTGCCGGAAGTGGGCCAGTCCGAACAGCTCGACAGCGATCCCGAACGCGTCCGCGTGACTTTCGTCGGCCGCCCGAATGTGGGCAAGTCGACGCTGGTCAACCGCATCCTCGGTGAGGAGCGGATGATCGCCTCCGAGGTCGCCGGTACGACGCGCGATTCGATCGAGGTCGATCTGGAACGCGACGGTCGCAAGTACCGTCTGGTCGACACTGCCGGCATCCGTCGCAAGTCGAAGGTGGACGAGGCGGTCGAGACGTTCTCCATCATCAAGACGCTGCAGGCGATCGAGCATTCGCAGGTGTCGGTGGTGATGATCGACGCCAGCGAAGGCGTGACCGACCAGGACGCCAGCGTGCTGGGTGCGGTGCTCGATTCGGGCCGCGCGCTCGTCGTCGCGGTCAACAAGTGGGACGGCCTCACCGACTACCAGCGCGATCAGACCGAAGCGCTGCTGTCGCGCAAGCTGGCATTCGTGCCCTGGGCCGAAGCGGTGCGCATCAGTGCCAAGCACGGCTCGGGCCTGCGCGAACTGTTCCAGGCGATCCACCGTGCGCATGCGTCGGCCAACTACAAGTTCGGCACCTCGGAAGTCACCAAGGCGCTCGAGATCGCCTACGAGACCAATCCGCCGCCGGTCGTGCGCGGCCACGCGCCGAAGCTGCGCTATGCGCATCCGGGCGGCGAGAATCCGCCGACGATCATCGTCCACGGCAACCGTCTGCGGACGCTGCCCGACAGCTACAAGCGCTACCTGGAGAATTTCTTCCGCAAGCGCTTCAAGCTGGTCGGCACGCCGGTGCGCTTCCTGTTCCGCGAGGGCGACAACCCCTACAAGGACAAGAAGAATGTGCTCAATGACCGCCAGCTGGCGAAGAAGAAGCGGCTGATCCGGCACGTCAAGCGCAAGTGA